The nucleotide window AAGCCTGATGATCCAGTTTTTTCTGCATCCTTAGCAAGGAAATCTGCCAAACAGTTTTCCTCACGGAAGCAATGATAAATCTTTCAATTTATAGAGCCTAAAAAGCACTTCACTATGATCCAATCTTGAGCTGCATACCAAGGAATAGATTGGCTTTGAATCGCTCCAACCAGAGCTGCCAAGTCAGATTCAATCCAAAGCGCACCAACATTCAACTCCTTAGCTTTGAGGATTGCTTCCATCAGGGCTTTAAATTCAGCATAATAGTTTGAGTGAATCCCTAAGAACATCTTAAAAGACCCCACAATATTTCCCCTATAATTTCTTAGAACTCCACCTGCTCCGACTCTTCCTGGATTGCCTAAGGAGCAACCATCCACATTCAATTTCATCCATCCCCATATTGGTTTATACCCAAAAACTTCTAGCATTGATAAGGGCTTACCAGGGAAAGCAGATAGACCAAGTCGGCGAAAGTAGATCAGATCCGATGGTTGTTTAATTACCCTAGACAAAGAGAAGCTTGCTACCGACAAATCCCGTAAATCATTGGATTTAACAAACCCATCATGATGTTGATCATTCCTTTCCCTCCGAACATTGTTTGCTACTACAATGAATCCCATAGACCAAGGATCATGAACAGATATTACCCTCCATTTTCTAATCCACCAGAGCGAGTTGGAAGACGTCATCAAAAATAGGCCAAGATAAgccaaaaaaatctagaaacatTTTCCAAATGGATACCTAGTAGCTACATCATATAAAAATGTGGTCAAAAGATTAAGCATCCAAGCCAAATAAATTACATTTTGAGACAGTAGGCACTCCCTTGCCTAAGATGATGTCATCCATTGGAAGTCCCCTGTGCATAAGGTGCCATCCAAATGTGAATTATCTTGGTTGCAAATATTTTCCCCAGATTAGAGAAAACCACGGGGACCTTAGGATTCCTTCTTCTTATCTCATTCCAtgcaaagaaagaggaaaaagaattaGAAGATGTGACACTCCAAATACATATGTCCTCCACATCATGTTGAGGTAGCCTTATCAACTAGGCAGCAGAGAATGCATTTTTTGCATTGTTCTATCATCCCTATACTTTGTACTGTTTTGTTTTAATTGCATATGCACCTTGTCTTTGTGTGAAAAGTGATATATTGCTTTAAGCGCCCTTTCATCTCTGCCCATGTAGTGTTTATACTTATCTAttatagttttattttcttacaatGGTGTGTTAGGTAGGCAGTCGGTACTATAATATATATCGCCAATCTTCTTTGCGTGgatccttttgttttttgtgcctctttcctctttttctcatctttctcttctcatcttgCAC belongs to Macadamia integrifolia cultivar HAES 741 unplaced genomic scaffold, SCU_Mint_v3 scaffold2018, whole genome shotgun sequence and includes:
- the LOC122065440 gene encoding uncharacterized protein LOC122065440, giving the protein MTSSNSLWWIRKWRVISVHDPWSMGFIVVANNVRRERNDQHHDGFVKSNDLRDLSVASFSLSRVIKQPSDLIYFRRLGLSAFPGKPLSMLEVFGYKPIWGWMKLNVDGCSLGNPGRVGAGGVLRNYRGNIVGSFKMFLGIHSNYYAEFKALMEAILKAKELNVGALWIESDLAALVGAIQSQSIPWYAAQDWIIVKCFLGSIN